One genomic region from Populus nigra chromosome 8, ddPopNigr1.1, whole genome shotgun sequence encodes:
- the LOC133701752 gene encoding KH domain-containing protein At1g09660/At1g09670-like, giving the protein MGERIPSGSYFQYPPSGVHHATPQRSSSLPSDLERYLAELLAEKHKLGPFVQVLPICCRLLYQEIRRASAYNQGFVDHERYEHESPFRSLGQHPNGRPMDLEGWSAMPKEENGHLQRMASLPAASMGWPGVPGISSTPVVKRVIRLDVPVDKYPNYNFVGRILGPRGNSLKRVEALTECRVYIRGKGSVKDSLKEEKLKDKPGYEHLNEPLHVLVEAEFPEDIMNARLDHAITILESLLKPVDESFDNYKKQQLRELALLNGTLREESPSMSPSMSPSMSPFNTAGMKRAKTGR; this is encoded by the exons ATGGGAGAGAGAATTCCATCCGGGAGTTACTTTCAGTACCCTCCCTCTGGAGTCCACCATGCTACTCCTCAGAGGTCCAGTTCTCTTCCTTCAGATCTTGAAAG ATATTTGGCCGAGTTGTTAGCAGAGAAGCATAAGTTGGGGCCATTTGTGCAAGTTTTACCAATTTGTTGCAGACTTCTTTATCAAG AAATCAGACGGGCATCAGCTTACAATCAAGGTTTTGTAGATCATGAAAGATATGAACATGAGAGTCCATTTAGGTCATTAGGTCAGCATCCAAATGGAAGGCCGATGGATCTGGAGGGATGGTCTGCTATGCCAAAAGAG GAGAATGGGCATCTTcaaagaatggcctcattaccAGCTGCTTCAATGGGTTGGCCCGGGGTCCCTGGAATTTCAAGTACGCCAGTTGTGAAGAGAGTAATTAGACTCGATGTTCCTGTTGACAAATATCCAAAT TATAATTTTGTTGGCCGAATCTTGGGACCACGAGGGAACTCCTTAAAAAGAGTTGAAGCCTTGACAGAATGTAGGGTGTATATAAGAGGCAAGGGCTCTGTAAAGGATTCTCTAAAG GAAGAAAAACTTAAAGATAAACCTGGATATGAACACCTTAATGAACCACTGCATGTGTTGGTGGAGGCTGAATTTCCAGAGGATATAATGAATGCCCGCTTGGACCATGCAATAACAATATTAGAAAGCCTCCTGAAGCCTGTG GATGAATCCTTTGATAACTATAAGAAACAACAATTAAGGGAACTAGCTTTGCTAAATGGTACACTAAGGGAGGAAAGCCCTAGCATGAGTCCTAGCATGAGCCCAAGCATGTCACCCTTCAACACTGCAGGAATGAAACGAGCCAAGACAGGAAGATAA
- the LOC133701597 gene encoding regulator of nonsense transcripts UPF3-like isoform X1: MKVGQSDKTKVVVRHLPPGVSQPMFVEQIDLAFSGRYNWLSFRPGKSSQKHQSCSRAYIDFKRPDDVIDFAEFFNGHLFVNEKGTQFKAIVEYAPSQHVPKQWSKKDGREGTILKDPEYLEFLEFIAKPVENLPSAEIQLERREAERAGVAKDAPIVTPLMDFIRQKRAAKSGPRRILSNGKPSRRAGGSGSPSSSSSKRGSEKKRASTTMYVLRDTVKGTSGKDKSIYAQVPKLDDRQLSKAVTLGSGFGTEVSEEETAVSGITGTGKKKILLLKGKEKEISLQQSISPSDRNIISSTALKSQRHESSGRVIKSILLNKDSRRIQSSGVQSEPQMQTSNLENVKRPPRPPHALVLKDANGTPDDKVVGNDLHGFPNEKQERRTRNKDRPDRVVWTLRRSEGSYASDESLSSSASLSTQSGFDSSQVNHGDVKADTLNLRSGEVKALGSGRSNHSSLDNGSHKHSGRRGPPHPVRDADGSTVEGKTLKRGGASGYGSHEKQVWVQKSGSGS, from the exons ATGAAGGTTGGTCAGTCTGACAAGACCAAGGTGGTGGTCCGCCACTTGCCACCGGGGGTTTCTCAGCCGATGTTCGTCGAGCAAATCGACCTTGCTTTCTCTGGCCGCTACAACTGGCTCTCCTTTCGTCCTGGCAAGAGCAG CCAGAAGCATCAATCCTGTTCTAGAGCCTATATTGACTTTAAAAGGCCTGACGATGTTATTGACTTTGCCGAGTTCTTTAATGGCCACCTATTTGTTAATGAGAAAG GCACTCAGTTTAAAGCTATTGTTGAGTATGCTCCTTCACAGCATGTCCCAAAGCAGTGGTCTAAGAAAGATGGTCGTGAAGGCACCATATTGAAAg ATCCTGAGTATTTGGAGTTCCTTGAATTTATTGCAAAGCCTGTCGAGAATCTTCCAAGTGCTGAAATACAATTGGAGAGAAGAGAAGCTGAAAGAGCTG GTGTTGCAAAAGATGCTCCCATTGTTACCCCTTTAATGGACTTTATTCGACAGAAAAGAGCTGCTAAGAGTGGACCTCGG AGGATTTTGTCCAATGGGAAACCGAGCAGAAGGGCTGGTGGCAGTGGAAGTCCGAGCTCTTCCTCATCAAAACGAGGTTCTGAGAAGAAGAGAGCTTCAACAACAATG TATGTTTTAAGGGACACTGTGAAAGGCACAAGTGGAAAAGACAAATCAATTTATGCGCAGGTTCCCAAGCTAGATGATCGGCAACTATCTAAAGCTGTAACTTTAGGTTCTGGATTTGGGACTGAAGTATCAGAAGAGGAAACTG CAGTTTCTGGAATTACTGGTACCGGGAAGAAGAAAATCCTGCTTCTGAAAGGGAAAGAGAAGGAAATTTCACTG CAACAGAGCATATCACCATCTGATAGAAATATCATTAGTTCGACCGCTTTAAAGAGCCAGCGGCATGAATCCTCTGGAAGGGTAATCAAAAGCATACTCTTAAACAAGGATTCGCGTCGAATTCAATCCTCTGGAGTCCAGTCTGAGCCACAGATGCAAACCTCAAATCTAGAAAATGTCAAACGTCCTCCTCGGCCCCCAcatgcattggttttgaaggATGCAAATGGAACACCAGATGACAAGGTTGTTGGGAATGATTTGCATGGTTTTCCAAATGAGAAGCAGGAAAGGCGAACCAGAAATAAAGATAGACCTGATCGTGTAGTGTGGACTCTCCGCAGATCAGAGGGATCCTATGCAAGTGATGAATCCTTGTCATCATCTGCATCTCTATCTACACAGTCAGGGTTTGATTCTTCACAAG tAAACCATGGAGATGTTAAAGCAGACACCTTAAATTTAAGGAGCGGAGAAGTAAAAGCACTCGGAAGTGGGCGTAGTAATCATTCTTCTTTAGATAAtg GATCACATAAACATTCTGGTCGTCGGGGACCACCACATCCTGTGAGGGATGCTGATGGCTCCACTGTTGAGGGGAAGACTCTTAAAAGAGGTGGTGCTTCTGGTTATGGGTCCCATGAG AAGCAAGTCTGGGTTCAGAAGTCCGGTTCGGgttcttag
- the LOC133701597 gene encoding regulator of nonsense transcripts UPF3-like isoform X3, with protein MKVGQSDKTKVVVRHLPPGVSQPMFVEQIDLAFSGRYNWLSFRPGKSSQKHQSCSRAYIDFKRPDDVIDFAEFFNGHLFVNEKGTQFKAIVEYAPSQHVPKQWSKKDGREGTILKDPEYLEFLEFIAKPVENLPSAEIQLERREAERAGVAKDAPIVTPLMDFIRQKRAAKSGPRRILSNGKPSRRAGGSGSPSSSSSKRGSEKKRASTTMYVLRDTVKGTSGKDKSIYAQVPKLDDRQLSKAVTLGSGFGTEVSEEETAVSGITGTGKKKILLLKGKEKEISLSISPSDRNIISSTALKSQRHESSGRVIKSILLNKDSRRIQSSGVQSEPQMQTSNLENVKRPPRPPHALVLKDANGTPDDKVVGNDLHGFPNEKQERRTRNKDRPDRVVWTLRRSEGSYASDESLSSSASLSTQSGFDSSQVNHGDVKADTLNLRSGEVKALGSGRSNHSSLDNGSHKHSGRRGPPHPVRDADGSTVEGKTLKRGGASGYGSHEKQVWVQKSGSGS; from the exons ATGAAGGTTGGTCAGTCTGACAAGACCAAGGTGGTGGTCCGCCACTTGCCACCGGGGGTTTCTCAGCCGATGTTCGTCGAGCAAATCGACCTTGCTTTCTCTGGCCGCTACAACTGGCTCTCCTTTCGTCCTGGCAAGAGCAG CCAGAAGCATCAATCCTGTTCTAGAGCCTATATTGACTTTAAAAGGCCTGACGATGTTATTGACTTTGCCGAGTTCTTTAATGGCCACCTATTTGTTAATGAGAAAG GCACTCAGTTTAAAGCTATTGTTGAGTATGCTCCTTCACAGCATGTCCCAAAGCAGTGGTCTAAGAAAGATGGTCGTGAAGGCACCATATTGAAAg ATCCTGAGTATTTGGAGTTCCTTGAATTTATTGCAAAGCCTGTCGAGAATCTTCCAAGTGCTGAAATACAATTGGAGAGAAGAGAAGCTGAAAGAGCTG GTGTTGCAAAAGATGCTCCCATTGTTACCCCTTTAATGGACTTTATTCGACAGAAAAGAGCTGCTAAGAGTGGACCTCGG AGGATTTTGTCCAATGGGAAACCGAGCAGAAGGGCTGGTGGCAGTGGAAGTCCGAGCTCTTCCTCATCAAAACGAGGTTCTGAGAAGAAGAGAGCTTCAACAACAATG TATGTTTTAAGGGACACTGTGAAAGGCACAAGTGGAAAAGACAAATCAATTTATGCGCAGGTTCCCAAGCTAGATGATCGGCAACTATCTAAAGCTGTAACTTTAGGTTCTGGATTTGGGACTGAAGTATCAGAAGAGGAAACTG CAGTTTCTGGAATTACTGGTACCGGGAAGAAGAAAATCCTGCTTCTGAAAGGGAAAGAGAAGGAAATTTCACTG AGCATATCACCATCTGATAGAAATATCATTAGTTCGACCGCTTTAAAGAGCCAGCGGCATGAATCCTCTGGAAGGGTAATCAAAAGCATACTCTTAAACAAGGATTCGCGTCGAATTCAATCCTCTGGAGTCCAGTCTGAGCCACAGATGCAAACCTCAAATCTAGAAAATGTCAAACGTCCTCCTCGGCCCCCAcatgcattggttttgaaggATGCAAATGGAACACCAGATGACAAGGTTGTTGGGAATGATTTGCATGGTTTTCCAAATGAGAAGCAGGAAAGGCGAACCAGAAATAAAGATAGACCTGATCGTGTAGTGTGGACTCTCCGCAGATCAGAGGGATCCTATGCAAGTGATGAATCCTTGTCATCATCTGCATCTCTATCTACACAGTCAGGGTTTGATTCTTCACAAG tAAACCATGGAGATGTTAAAGCAGACACCTTAAATTTAAGGAGCGGAGAAGTAAAAGCACTCGGAAGTGGGCGTAGTAATCATTCTTCTTTAGATAAtg GATCACATAAACATTCTGGTCGTCGGGGACCACCACATCCTGTGAGGGATGCTGATGGCTCCACTGTTGAGGGGAAGACTCTTAAAAGAGGTGGTGCTTCTGGTTATGGGTCCCATGAG AAGCAAGTCTGGGTTCAGAAGTCCGGTTCGGgttcttag
- the LOC133701597 gene encoding regulator of nonsense transcripts UPF3-like isoform X4 has translation MKVGQSDKTKVVVRHLPPGVSQPMFVEQIDLAFSGRYNWLSFRPGKSSQKHQSCSRAYIDFKRPDDVIDFAEFFNGHLFVNEKGTQFKAIVEYAPSQHVPKQWSKKDGREGTILKDPEYLEFLEFIAKPVENLPSAEIQLERREAERAGVAKDAPIVTPLMDFIRQKRAAKSGPRRILSNGKPSRRAGGSGSPSSSSSKRGSEKKRASTTMYVLRDTVKGTSGKDKSIYAQVPKLDDRQLSKAVTLGSGFGTEVSEEETVSGITGTGKKKILLLKGKEKEISLSISPSDRNIISSTALKSQRHESSGRVIKSILLNKDSRRIQSSGVQSEPQMQTSNLENVKRPPRPPHALVLKDANGTPDDKVVGNDLHGFPNEKQERRTRNKDRPDRVVWTLRRSEGSYASDESLSSSASLSTQSGFDSSQVNHGDVKADTLNLRSGEVKALGSGRSNHSSLDNGSHKHSGRRGPPHPVRDADGSTVEGKTLKRGGASGYGSHEKQVWVQKSGSGS, from the exons ATGAAGGTTGGTCAGTCTGACAAGACCAAGGTGGTGGTCCGCCACTTGCCACCGGGGGTTTCTCAGCCGATGTTCGTCGAGCAAATCGACCTTGCTTTCTCTGGCCGCTACAACTGGCTCTCCTTTCGTCCTGGCAAGAGCAG CCAGAAGCATCAATCCTGTTCTAGAGCCTATATTGACTTTAAAAGGCCTGACGATGTTATTGACTTTGCCGAGTTCTTTAATGGCCACCTATTTGTTAATGAGAAAG GCACTCAGTTTAAAGCTATTGTTGAGTATGCTCCTTCACAGCATGTCCCAAAGCAGTGGTCTAAGAAAGATGGTCGTGAAGGCACCATATTGAAAg ATCCTGAGTATTTGGAGTTCCTTGAATTTATTGCAAAGCCTGTCGAGAATCTTCCAAGTGCTGAAATACAATTGGAGAGAAGAGAAGCTGAAAGAGCTG GTGTTGCAAAAGATGCTCCCATTGTTACCCCTTTAATGGACTTTATTCGACAGAAAAGAGCTGCTAAGAGTGGACCTCGG AGGATTTTGTCCAATGGGAAACCGAGCAGAAGGGCTGGTGGCAGTGGAAGTCCGAGCTCTTCCTCATCAAAACGAGGTTCTGAGAAGAAGAGAGCTTCAACAACAATG TATGTTTTAAGGGACACTGTGAAAGGCACAAGTGGAAAAGACAAATCAATTTATGCGCAGGTTCCCAAGCTAGATGATCGGCAACTATCTAAAGCTGTAACTTTAGGTTCTGGATTTGGGACTGAAGTATCAGAAGAGGAAACTG TTTCTGGAATTACTGGTACCGGGAAGAAGAAAATCCTGCTTCTGAAAGGGAAAGAGAAGGAAATTTCACTG AGCATATCACCATCTGATAGAAATATCATTAGTTCGACCGCTTTAAAGAGCCAGCGGCATGAATCCTCTGGAAGGGTAATCAAAAGCATACTCTTAAACAAGGATTCGCGTCGAATTCAATCCTCTGGAGTCCAGTCTGAGCCACAGATGCAAACCTCAAATCTAGAAAATGTCAAACGTCCTCCTCGGCCCCCAcatgcattggttttgaaggATGCAAATGGAACACCAGATGACAAGGTTGTTGGGAATGATTTGCATGGTTTTCCAAATGAGAAGCAGGAAAGGCGAACCAGAAATAAAGATAGACCTGATCGTGTAGTGTGGACTCTCCGCAGATCAGAGGGATCCTATGCAAGTGATGAATCCTTGTCATCATCTGCATCTCTATCTACACAGTCAGGGTTTGATTCTTCACAAG tAAACCATGGAGATGTTAAAGCAGACACCTTAAATTTAAGGAGCGGAGAAGTAAAAGCACTCGGAAGTGGGCGTAGTAATCATTCTTCTTTAGATAAtg GATCACATAAACATTCTGGTCGTCGGGGACCACCACATCCTGTGAGGGATGCTGATGGCTCCACTGTTGAGGGGAAGACTCTTAAAAGAGGTGGTGCTTCTGGTTATGGGTCCCATGAG AAGCAAGTCTGGGTTCAGAAGTCCGGTTCGGgttcttag
- the LOC133701597 gene encoding regulator of nonsense transcripts UPF3-like isoform X2, translated as MKVGQSDKTKVVVRHLPPGVSQPMFVEQIDLAFSGRYNWLSFRPGKSSQKHQSCSRAYIDFKRPDDVIDFAEFFNGHLFVNEKGTQFKAIVEYAPSQHVPKQWSKKDGREGTILKDPEYLEFLEFIAKPVENLPSAEIQLERREAERAGVAKDAPIVTPLMDFIRQKRAAKSGPRRILSNGKPSRRAGGSGSPSSSSSKRGSEKKRASTTMYVLRDTVKGTSGKDKSIYAQVPKLDDRQLSKAVTLGSGFGTEVSEEETVSGITGTGKKKILLLKGKEKEISLQQSISPSDRNIISSTALKSQRHESSGRVIKSILLNKDSRRIQSSGVQSEPQMQTSNLENVKRPPRPPHALVLKDANGTPDDKVVGNDLHGFPNEKQERRTRNKDRPDRVVWTLRRSEGSYASDESLSSSASLSTQSGFDSSQVNHGDVKADTLNLRSGEVKALGSGRSNHSSLDNGSHKHSGRRGPPHPVRDADGSTVEGKTLKRGGASGYGSHEKQVWVQKSGSGS; from the exons ATGAAGGTTGGTCAGTCTGACAAGACCAAGGTGGTGGTCCGCCACTTGCCACCGGGGGTTTCTCAGCCGATGTTCGTCGAGCAAATCGACCTTGCTTTCTCTGGCCGCTACAACTGGCTCTCCTTTCGTCCTGGCAAGAGCAG CCAGAAGCATCAATCCTGTTCTAGAGCCTATATTGACTTTAAAAGGCCTGACGATGTTATTGACTTTGCCGAGTTCTTTAATGGCCACCTATTTGTTAATGAGAAAG GCACTCAGTTTAAAGCTATTGTTGAGTATGCTCCTTCACAGCATGTCCCAAAGCAGTGGTCTAAGAAAGATGGTCGTGAAGGCACCATATTGAAAg ATCCTGAGTATTTGGAGTTCCTTGAATTTATTGCAAAGCCTGTCGAGAATCTTCCAAGTGCTGAAATACAATTGGAGAGAAGAGAAGCTGAAAGAGCTG GTGTTGCAAAAGATGCTCCCATTGTTACCCCTTTAATGGACTTTATTCGACAGAAAAGAGCTGCTAAGAGTGGACCTCGG AGGATTTTGTCCAATGGGAAACCGAGCAGAAGGGCTGGTGGCAGTGGAAGTCCGAGCTCTTCCTCATCAAAACGAGGTTCTGAGAAGAAGAGAGCTTCAACAACAATG TATGTTTTAAGGGACACTGTGAAAGGCACAAGTGGAAAAGACAAATCAATTTATGCGCAGGTTCCCAAGCTAGATGATCGGCAACTATCTAAAGCTGTAACTTTAGGTTCTGGATTTGGGACTGAAGTATCAGAAGAGGAAACTG TTTCTGGAATTACTGGTACCGGGAAGAAGAAAATCCTGCTTCTGAAAGGGAAAGAGAAGGAAATTTCACTG CAACAGAGCATATCACCATCTGATAGAAATATCATTAGTTCGACCGCTTTAAAGAGCCAGCGGCATGAATCCTCTGGAAGGGTAATCAAAAGCATACTCTTAAACAAGGATTCGCGTCGAATTCAATCCTCTGGAGTCCAGTCTGAGCCACAGATGCAAACCTCAAATCTAGAAAATGTCAAACGTCCTCCTCGGCCCCCAcatgcattggttttgaaggATGCAAATGGAACACCAGATGACAAGGTTGTTGGGAATGATTTGCATGGTTTTCCAAATGAGAAGCAGGAAAGGCGAACCAGAAATAAAGATAGACCTGATCGTGTAGTGTGGACTCTCCGCAGATCAGAGGGATCCTATGCAAGTGATGAATCCTTGTCATCATCTGCATCTCTATCTACACAGTCAGGGTTTGATTCTTCACAAG tAAACCATGGAGATGTTAAAGCAGACACCTTAAATTTAAGGAGCGGAGAAGTAAAAGCACTCGGAAGTGGGCGTAGTAATCATTCTTCTTTAGATAAtg GATCACATAAACATTCTGGTCGTCGGGGACCACCACATCCTGTGAGGGATGCTGATGGCTCCACTGTTGAGGGGAAGACTCTTAAAAGAGGTGGTGCTTCTGGTTATGGGTCCCATGAG AAGCAAGTCTGGGTTCAGAAGTCCGGTTCGGgttcttag